A DNA window from Oryzias latipes chromosome 5, ASM223467v1 contains the following coding sequences:
- the LOC101161467 gene encoding rab GDP dissociation inhibitor beta has translation MQEYDIIVLGTGLKECVLSGLMSLSGKKVLHIDKNPYYGGESASISPLEELYRRFKVHGPPKSMGRGKEWNVDLIPKFFLATGELVKILLHTEVTRYMDFKVVEGSYVYKAGKLHKVPATEEDAQTSDLMGMFDKRRFRKLLNFVLNFESRNPRTHQDVDPEKTTTRELFSRFDLGQDVIDFTGHAIALHCNESYLDQPCLDTINRIKLYCESLSRHNFSPYLYPLYGQGELPQGFARLSAEYGGAFLMNRTIDEIVMENGKVKAVKSEGKEFHCKQLICDPSYVPNRVRKIGRVIRVICLLNHPVKNTHDASSCQIILPQSQFNRKSDIYISVVSYSHSVASDGLYIATVSTTAETITPEKEVQPGLELLEPILQKFVTVNNLLVPNEDGRKSQIFVSRSYDGANHFETECKDIKDLYHRLTGAQLCFLKSRHQSHNSDDD, from the exons ATGCAGGAGTATGATATTATAGTCCTGGGAACTGGACTCAAG GAATGTGTCCTCTCTGGCTTAATGTCCTTGAGTGGGAAAAAGGTTCTCCACATCGACAAGAATCCTTACTACGGCGGAGAGAGTGCATCCATTTCTCCCCTTGAGGAG CTGTACAGGAGGTTCAAGGTGCACGGTCCTCCAAAATCGATGGGCCGTGGGAAAGAGTGGAACGTTGACCTCATCCCCAAGTTTTTTCTTGCAACCG GTGAACTGGTGAAAATCTTGCTGCACACGGAGGTAACTCGTTATATGGACTTCAAGGTTGTTGAAGGCAGTTATGTATACAAGGCAGGCAAACTGCACAAAGTCCCTGCCACAGAGGAGGATGCCCAAACTTCAG atctaaTGGGCATGTTTGACAAGCGGAGGTTCAGGAAGCTCCTCAACTTTGTCCTGAATTTTGAATCGCGAAACCCTCGCACCCACCAGGATGTGGATCCTGAAAAAACAACCACCCGGGAGCTGTTCTCCCGCTTTGACCTGGGACAGGACGTCATAGATTTCACAGGTCACGCTATTGCCTTACATTGCAATGAGAG TTATCTAGACCAACCATGTTTGGACACCATCAACCGGATCAAGCTGTACTGTGAGTCTTTGTCCCGCCACAACTTCAGCCCCTACCTGTACCCTCTGTACGGGCAGGGGGAACTACCACAAGGATTTGCCAG GCTTAGTGCAGAGTATGGAGGAGCCTTCCTGATGAACAGGACCATAGATGAGATCGTGATGGAGAACGGCAAAGTCAAAGCTGTCAAGTCAGAGGGGAAG GAGTTCCACTGTAAACAGCTCATCTGTGATCCCAGCTATGTCCCCAACAGAGTCAGGAAGATTGGACGCGTCATTAGAGTCATATGTTTGCTGAACCATCCCGTCAAAAACACCCATGATGCCAGCTCCTGTCAAATCATCCTTCCTCAAAGTCAGTTCAACAGGAAGTCAG ACATTTACATATCAGTAGTGTCCTACAGCCACAGTGTGGCCTCGGATGGACTGTACATTGCCACCGTGAGCACCACTGCTGAGACCATCACCCCGGAGAAAGAGGTGCAGCCGGGcctggagctgctggagcctatcctgcaAAA ATTTGTAACCGTCAAtaacctgctggttccaaacgAGGATGGCAGAAAGAGCCAG atttttgtttcccGCTCATACGACGGAGCCAACCATTTTGAGACAGAGTGCAAGGACATCAAGGACTTGTATCATCGGCTCACCGGGGctcagctctgcttcctgaagTCTCGACATCAGTCCCATAACTCTGATGACGACTGA
- the ndufaf3 gene encoding NADH dehydrogenase [ubiquinone] 1 alpha subcomplex assembly factor 3 codes for MMRKEADNGILIHSYSPAGFNVDGNRVFGPCALLPPAILQWNVGSHKDITEDSISLFHMLEPPIEILVLGTGSKLQRIDPSVLALLKRKGIAVEVQDTPNACATFNFLTSERRLVAAGLIPPSPSTALEVPPS; via the exons ATGATGAGGAAGGAAGCAGACAATGGGATCCTGATCCACAGCTACAGCCCAGCGGGCTTCAACGTGGATGGAAACCGCGTGTTCGGACCCTGCGCCCTCCTGCCTCCCGCTATCCTGCAGTGGAAT GTTGGCAGTCACAAAGACATCACAGAAGACAGTATTTCCCTCTTCCACATGCTCGAGCCTCCAATAG AGATCCTCGTGCTGGGGACGGGCTCCAAGCTCCAGAGAATCGACCCGTCTGTCCTGGCTCTTCTGAAGCGTAAAGGCATCGCGGTGGAGGTGCAGGACACG CCGAACGCTTGTGCGACCTTCAACTTCCTGACCAGTGAGAGGAGGCTGGTGGCCGCTGGTCTGATTCCTCCTTCTCCCAGCACGGCTCTGGAGGTCCCTCCATCCTGA
- the nckipsd gene encoding NCK-interacting protein with SH3 domain — protein MYRSLYPFRSTEPNSLYFAAGESFLILERSNKHWWLGSRCSSGETGYIPSSYIEKIQAPEQDEVLLSIDRAIEGIHNVALKNGGKYNLEQRDVLQKLIHHRKETLARRTPSSAGHKPGLPSSNSEISLSQTPPPPPNGLKREYGRQGSMPFSGSMDSMQGEQGFYQVPPQPRRAAPITPPPPEKRADGRRPEPEVPSRASSLPPSPAPSLTISATSAERGSSQSRTSSDVSLPSASSTPPPPVPSRVKPHADVQPCNSPLPAPAKKSPAPQPPQAATPLQPPVASLPETEWPVAPPSMAESPPGSPTSLEPVPATMGAELIELVRKNTGLSYELSRVAVGVVVGHLQAALPQAASSLEQVLVSLVESKDLGGALPRGQVCHDEQRLEVIFDDLARRRDDSQQRSWALHEDHALIACYLEELLKILTDADPEVCKRMCKANHCENVLSLVSYYQMEHRVSLRLLLLKVFGAMCSLDAALISTLLNSILPMELARDLQTDTQEHQKMCYSALVLTMVLSMGEQVPYRHYEHLNAEFIRFVLGVVEDGLPSDPTEQLPDIFLNLLLAFNLHHTVPSSNVLMQEVYQKNVRVLTEKVLLLLNRGDDPVCMFKHTPPAPHAVLKFLQDVFASPETANIFYRTDMMVMIDIAVRQISDLSPGDKLRMEYLSLMHAIIRSTDYLEHQHRLRDLQASLQRILTEEEEEGEEEGSATARQMDKLIVQQIFTEFPQICEA, from the exons ATGTACCGCTCTCTGTATCCCTTCCGATCCACGGAGCCCAACTCGCTGTACTTCGCGGCCGGAGAGAGCTTTCTCATCCTGGAAAGGAGCAACAAACACTGGTGGCTGGGATCCCGCTGCAGCTCGGGGGAGACCGGATACATCCCCTCTTCGTACATCGAAAAAATACAG GCTCCCGAGCAGGATGAGGTGCTGCTGTCCATCGACAGAGCCATTGAGGGAATCCACAACGTGGCCTTGAAAAACGGCGGCAAATACAATCTGGAGCAGCGGGACGTTCTGCA GAAGTTGATCCATCACAGGAAGGAGACTCTGGCCCGCAGAACCCCCTCCTCCGCGGGCCACAAACCGGGTCTGCCGTCGTCCAACAGCGAGATTTCGCTCAGCCAGACCCCGCCTCCTCCTCCCAACGGCCTGAAACGGGAGTACGGGCGGCAGGGCAGCATGCCGTTCTCGGGCAGCATGGACAGCATGCAGGGAGAGCAGGGCTTCTACCAG GTGCCGCCTCAGCCTCGGCGCGCTGCTCCCATTACTCCACCCCCCCCGGAGAAGCGAGCAGACGGGCGTCGTCCAG AGCCAGAGGTCCCCTCTAGAGCCTCCTCTCTTCCTCCGTCCCCGGCCCCCTCCCTGACCATCAGCGCTACCTCTGCAGAGCGTGGCTCCTCCCAATCTCGCACCTCCTCCGATGTCAGCCTGCCAAGTGCTTCCAGCACCCCCCCTCCTCCCGTGCCATCCCGCGTGAAGCCCCATGCAGACGTGCAGCCATGCAACTCTCCTCTGCCGGCTCCTGCAAAGAAGAGCCCCGCGCCACAGCCCCCCCAGGCCGCCACTCCCCTCCAGCCGCCTGTGGCGAGCCTGCCGGAAACCGAATGGCCCGTCGCCCCCCCTTCGATGGCTGAAAGTCCACCCGGCAGCCCCACATCCCTAGAACCAGTTCCTGCAACGATGGGAGCAGAGCTGATCGAGCTGGTGCGCAAGAACACGGGTCTGAGCTACGAGCTGTCGCGGGTGGCCGTGGGCGTGGTGGTCGGCCATCTGCAGGCCGCTCTGCCTCAGGCGGCCTCCTCCCTGGAGCAAGTTCTAGTTTCATTGGTGGAGAGCAAG GACCTGGGTGGCGCGCTCCCTCGGGGTCAGGTGTGTCATGACGAGCAGCGCCTGGAGGTGATCTTTGACGACCTGGCCCGTCGCCGTGACGACTCCCAGCAGCGCAGCTGGGCGCTCCACGAAGACCACGCCCTCATCGCCTGCTACCTGGAGGAGCTGCTGAAGATTCTG acggaCGCTGATCCAGAGGTGTGTAAGAGGATGTGCAAGGCCAACCACTGTGAGAACGTGCTGTCTCTGGTTTCTTATTACCAGATG GAGCACCGCGTGTCTCTGCGCCTGCTGCTGCTCAAAGTGTTCGGCGCCATGTGCAGCCTGGATGCCGCTCTCATCTCCACCCTCCTGAACTCCATCCTGCCCATGGAGCTGGCCAGAGACCTCCAGACGGACACGCAGG AACACCAGAAGATGTGCTACTCTGCTTTGGTCCTTACGATGGTCCTCTCCATGGGGGAGCAGGTGCCCTATCGTCACTACG agcacTTGAATGCAGAATTCATCCGGTTTGTTCTGGGCGTCGTGGAGGACGGACTTCCCTCTGATCCTACTGAGCAGTTACCTGACATCTTCCTGAACCTCCTGCTGGCCTTTAACCTGCACCACACGG TCCCCAGCAGCAATGTGCTGATGCAGGAGGTGTACCAGAAAAATGTCAGAGTCCTGACGGAGAAAGTCTTGCTGCTCCTCAACAGAGGCG ACGACCCGGTGTGCATGTTCAAACACACTCCACCAGCGCCGCACGCCGTCCTCAAGTTTCTGCAGGACGTCTTTGCTAGTCCAGAGACCGCCAACATCTTCTACCGCACTGACATGATGGTGATGATCGACATCGCAGTCCGACAAATATCGGATCTGTCACCTGGAGACAAG CTGAGGATGGAGTATCTCTCTCTCATGCACGCCATCATTCGCTCGACGGACTACTTGGAGCACCAGCACCGCCTCCGCGACCTGCAGGCGTCCCTGCAGAGGATCCTcaccgaggaggaggaggagggagaagagGAAGGGAGCGCCACAGCAAGGCAGATGGATAAGCTAATCGTACAGCAGATCTTCACGGAGTTCCCTCAGATCTGTGAGGCCTAA